The genomic region CGCCCCTCGCGCGCTGACGATGCTCGCCGTGCGTCCCGGCTGCCAGCCGCGATCCATGGCCGCCGCCGCTGCGCTTGATTTCCAAGCCACCCGTCGGTGCCGTAGCGGGGCCGATGCGCTGCCGCGCCACCGCGGAAGCGATGCGATTGACGGGCTGATCCTGGGAAGGAGCTAGCAGAGCGGGCCCCGCACGCAGGATGGCCTTGTGGGGCATCATGACCGCCAGGCGGTCGTACCCGCAGGACATGACGTGACGCGCCCGCCCAACGATCCGCGGCGCGTGCGCCAGGTTTCATCCGCGGCCCCGGGGCGCGCGGTCGTTCCGGTAGGAAAAGGCTGCGGCTGCGCGCCTGCTCGGCAGGTCCTTGCGGACCAGGCCGCCGCCGCCACGCGGGGCGCGACGGCAGGCCGGCGGGGGAGCTCTAGTCTATGCAGAACGGCGCGGTGCCGTCCTCGGCTTCGGCGGGCGTCAGTCGACCCAGTCGAGCCCGATGTCGCGGTAGAGGCTGCGATCCTCTTCCCATTTCGGGTTGACCTTGACGTGCAGGTACAGATGCACCGGCACGCCGAGCAGCTTCGACAGTTCGGCGCGCGCGCGGCTGCCGATTTCCTTCAGCCGCTGGCCGCCCTTGCCGAGCACGATCGCGCGTTGGGTGTCGCGCGCGACGAGGATCTGCTGATGGATCTCGACGGAGCCGTCCTCGCGCTCGCTATACTTCTCGGTCTCGATCGCGCTGGCATAAGGCAGCTCGGCATGGAGCTGCAGGTAGAGCTGCTCGCGCGTCACTTCGGCGGCGAGCATGCGATCGGTGGCGTCCGAAACCTGGTCCTCGGGGAAGTGCCAGTCGCCTTGGGGCATCGCGCCGGCCAGCGCGGCCTTGAGTTCGGGCACGCCGTCGCCGGTCTGCGCCGAGACGAAATAGGTCTCGTCGAACGCCAGCGCCTCGTTGAGCTTGGCGGCATGGCCGAGCAGGCGCGGCTTGTCGGCGATGTCGACCTTGTTGAGGATCAGGACCTTGCGCCCCTTGCGGCCGCGCAGGCTGTCGATCACCGCATGGACCTTGGGGCCGATGCCACCCTTGCCGTCGACGACCAGCGCGACGAGGTCGGCGCCGTCGGTGCCGTCCCAGGCGGCGGCGACCATGGCGCGATCGAGTCGACGCTCGGGCTCGAAGATGCCGGGGGTGTCGACCAGGATGATCTGGGTGTCGCCCTCGATGGCGATGCCCATCACGCGGGCGCGGGTGGTCTGCGCCTTGGGGCTGACGATGGCGACCTTCTGGCCGACCAGGGCATTGACCAAAGTCGACTTGCCCGCGTTCGGCGCGCCGAGAATCGCGACGACGCCGCAGGATTGGGGGGTGGTGGGTTCGGTCATGGGTTCCGGTTGTACTGGGGAATGGGGTTGGGAGCGAGGGGGCGTGTCGTCGCTGGCTTAGCCTGTTTAAGCCCCTCCTCCTTGGAGGAGGGGTTTCAAGAACAGAGGTTGGTCTCGGTGAGACACAGCCCCACCCCAACCCCCCCCCTGAAGGGGAGGGCTTGAGACAGTTCAGCCGCCCAGCTTCGCCAGCAGCGCCGCCGCCGCGGCGGTTTCGGCTTCCTGCTTGTTGCTGCCCTCGGCACTAGCTTCGGCTAGCTTGCCGATCGACACCTTCACCGTGAAGCGCGGGGCGTGGTTGGGCCCCGAGCGGTCGACGATCTCATATTCGGGGGGCCGGCGATTGCGCGCGGCGGCCCATTCCTGGAGTGCCGACTTGGGGTGCTTGGGTGCCTTGGCGTGTTCGTCGATGCGGTTGCCCCAGGCGTGGCGCACAAAGGCACGCGCCGCATCGAGTCCGGCCTCGCGATACCAAGCGCCGATCAGTGCCTCCATCACGTCGCCCAGCACATTGTCGCTGTCCGCCGCACCGTCGTCGCGCGCCTGCTTGCCGAGGCGGAGATGCGGCACCACGCCCAGTTCGCGCGCGACATCGGCGCAGACCGGGCCGGTGACCAGCGAGTTCAGGCGGCGGGAAAGCGCGCCTTCCGGCTCCTCCGGGAAGCGTTCGAACAGCCATTCGGCGACGA from Sphingomonas sp. harbors:
- the era gene encoding GTPase Era: MTEPTTPQSCGVVAILGAPNAGKSTLVNALVGQKVAIVSPKAQTTRARVMGIAIEGDTQIILVDTPGIFEPERRLDRAMVAAAWDGTDGADLVALVVDGKGGIGPKVHAVIDSLRGRKGRKVLILNKVDIADKPRLLGHAAKLNEALAFDETYFVSAQTGDGVPELKAALAGAMPQGDWHFPEDQVSDATDRMLAAEVTREQLYLQLHAELPYASAIETEKYSEREDGSVEIHQQILVARDTQRAIVLGKGGQRLKEIGSRARAELSKLLGVPVHLYLHVKVNPKWEEDRSLYRDIGLDWVD
- the rnc gene encoding ribonuclease III, coding for MGGWVTKTFGRPAKDLPAFQRALTHGSQAAGNYQRLEFLGDRVLGLIVAEWLFERFPEEPEGALSRRLNSLVTGPVCADVARELGVVPHLRLGKQARDDGAADSDNVLGDVMEALIGAWYREAGLDAARAFVRHAWGNRIDEHAKAPKHPKSALQEWAAARNRRPPEYEIVDRSGPNHAPRFTVKVSIGKLAEASAEGSNKQEAETAAAAALLAKLGG